The following DNA comes from bacterium.
AACCCTCACGTGGGGATCGCGCAACGCGGATGACGCGTGGATCGATGATATCGGCGATGTAGGAACCCACGGTTCCCGCATTATTTACGGTATCGATGAGGACACGACGTTCAAGCTTACTGTGGAGAATGACGAGGGCACCGCGACCTGTGAGACGGATGTCGAGGTCCGTTCCTACAACCACCACTCCGGTTCGACGAAGGCTCCGGGCTGCACCATCTATCGTCAGGAGACGAATGGTTCTGCAGTCGTCCTCCGCTGGAATTCGACGGACGCATCGTCTGCGTACCTCTCGGGCGTTGGCTCGGTATCGACCTTCGGTCAGTACACGGTCTACCCGACGTATGACACGACCTACACGCTCACGGTCTACGGCAACGGAAAGTCCGAGAGCTGTGAGATCGAAATCGACCGCGGCTACAGCACGTACTATCCGCAGAACTACAATCACTACAACAACTACGGCAACCAGTACGGTTATAACTACAACTATCCGTACATCTCACTGACCCAGATCCCGTACACGGGTTTTGATCTCGGTGTCGTCGGCACTGCGGTGTACTTCCTCGCGCTCGCACTCTTCGCGATCGCAGGTGCGTATCTTCTCGCGTACTACCAGGGTGGCGTCCTTCGCTTCTCGTTCGCACAGGAAGTGAAGCTTGCTGCTCGCAATCAGGTTCGCGCAATCCGTAACTTCTTCAATTAACGAAAGGGAAGTTCAAACAAAACGACCTCGTACGAGGTCGTTTTGTTTTAGGCGCGGTCTTTGATTTCTTCGAGAAGGGAGGATTTGAATTCCTCAAACGGCTGTGCACCGATCTTTCCTTTATCGCGGCTCTCCACGGCGACGGTTCCCGCGTCGACTTCCGCATCGCCCATGACGAGTACGTAGGGGACTTTCTCGGTCTTCGCGTTGCGGATCTTCTTGCCGAGCGATTCGTTCGCCGCGTCGACTTCGACGCGCACGCCTGCCTCGCGCAATTCAGCAGAGATCTTCTCCGCGTATTCGACATGCTTCTCAGAGATAGGAAGGACTTTCACCTGAACGGGTGAAAGCCAGGTAGGGAAGGCGCCGCCGAAATGCTCGATCATCACGCCCATAAAGCGTTCAAGCGATCCAGAGATCGCTCGATGGATAACAACAGGACGCTCTTTTTCACCTTTATCATTGATGAATGAGAGATCAAATCTCTCCGGGAGGTTGAAGTCGCATTGTATGGTTGCCAACTGCCACTCACGACCGATTGCATCTTTAAACATAAAATCCAATTTCGGACCATAGAAGGCAGCCTCTCCCTCCACACGAGTGTAGGGAAGATTATTCTTTTTTGCTGCATTCTCTAATGCTTCCTCGGCTCTGTTCCAGATATCATCGCTGCCGAGATATTGGCCTTCTGGGCCCCGAACGGAGAAGCGCACCCAATATCCTTCAATCATGCGCATGGTGGAGTAGAAATCGCGGATGATACCGACGATCGTGGAGACCTCTTCGTCTATCTGCGATATGCGGCAAAAAAGATGACCGTCATCTTGAGTGATCGCGCGTACGCGAGTCAGGCCCGCCAATTGACCAGTCTTCTCATCGCGATATACGGTCGCTGGTTCAAAGTAACGCACAGGCATATCGCGGTAGGAGAACTGATTATCAGCAAAAATCTGCATGTGATGCGGGCAGTTCATGGGCTTCAGGAAGAATTTCTCATCCTTACCGTTTACTCTAAACAACTCATCTCCGAATTTCGCCGCATGTCCTGAAGTCACATACAGATCTTCTTTTGCGAGATGGGGTGTCCAGACACGTGAATAGCCCTTCTTTGCGTGAAGCTCCCACAGATATTCCTCCAGTTCGCGACGGATAATGGCACCGTTTGGCATGAGGAGGGGGAGACCGGAGCCGACAAGGGGAGAAAGCGTGAAAATCTTGAGGGCGGGACCGAGTTTCTTGTGGTCGCGTTTCTCAGCCTCGGCTTGCTGAGCGAGATATGCATCAAGCTCTTCCTTGGTGTCGAAAGCTAGACCGTAGATGCGGGTGAGCATCGGATTATTCTCGCTGCCGCGCCAATAGGCGCCTGCAATCCTTTCAAGCTTGAAGGAATCAGCGTCGATATCTTCTGCAGGATTATCGGCGTGTCCGCCGCGACACAAATCAGTGAATCCGCCGCAGGAATACAACGTTATCGGTTCGCCGCGGGCTTTGATCTCCTTTATCAGTTCCGCTTTGTACGGATTGGTACCGTTCGGTCCCGAGAAATGACCGTACGCTTCGTCAGCCGCGACTGTTTTGTGCGAGAAGGAGGTCCACTTCTTCAGATTCTCCTTCATTCGGTCCTCGATTTCCTGCAGGTCCTGGCTCGACGGCTTCCGGTCTCCACCGAAATCGATGTCGTAATAGAACCCATTATCGATCGCAGGTCCTATCGCCAAAAGCGGCTGCGCACCGTCTTTGCCATATATTTCAAGCACTGCCTGTGCGAGAAGGTGAGCAAGGGTATGCCGAATATGTTCAATGTTCTTGAGCGACATTTCACGAATAGTACAGTTATGTTGGCTTTGAGCAAAGCTACAACAGGGAATTGACAAATAAACATATTTGTCACAGAGTAATTTTAGGAGGCGAATTCCTCGCTTCTGGAAGGTAAAGGAAGAAAGTGCATGAGTTCTTTTCAACAGGTCCGCGGAGCGGATTTTAAGCCGGTCGTGAACGATGCTGCGCTGCAGTATCACAACGACAGCGTCGTTGCTCGCCTCGTTGAGCATGACGGCCTCACTCCTGATGAGGCAAGGGTTCTTTTTAAGGACACCTTGAAATTTCTGGCACTCACCGATAGTGGCGTGAAGTTGGCCCCGCCGGCAAAGATCGATCTCGGGTGGCACAACTTCATCCTCCACACCCGCGACTATGCTGATTTCTGTCAGCAATGTTTCGGCCACTTCATCCATCATGAGCCCGGCAGCGGACTCACGTATACCGGCCCCAAGCTGGACGTTGAAGGCACTGTCGCTTTCGCAAAGAAGGCATACGGTGAGCTATCGTCCAACTGGGACAACACGCGCGGCTTGACCTGCGGCTCGAACGGCTGCTAAACGCCCGTTGAGTACTTATAAACAGCCATCGCTCTGCGGTGGCTGTTTTCTATAGCGCCTTCGCTTTCTCGACGACGAAACTCGCTTCGCCGTTGCGGTCGGAGAATTTTCCTTTGACCGCGATGCACTTTCCAGGGACGAACACGGTGGGGTATTCGGCGAGCGTTTTCGGGAAGACGACGATCTCAGTAGAGCCGACATAGTCCGATAATTTGCCGAAGAGCATCTTCTCGCCCTTTTTGGTGAGGATCTGATTGGTGGTCTCCAGGAATCCGCCGACGACAGCTTCGAGACCGCGCGGATAGGATTCTTTGAATTGCTTGATATTCATCTTCTGCTTCTCAAGGACCGCGCGATGCTTATCCAAGGGATGCCCGGAGACATAAAATCCGAGCAGTTCTTTCTCCCAGCCGAGCTTTTCATCTTGCGTCGCCGGGCGTTCGGTAGGGAGCTTAAGCTCGGCTTGCCGAGATACGTCTGCGGCTCCAAAAAGGGAAGTGAGGCCCTGCGGTGCGCTTTGGAGCTCTTTGCGGTACTCCAAGAGCTTCTCTATGTGGGTCAGCAAGGTGTAGCGCTCGCCAAGGTCGTCCAACGAACCTGACATGATCAATGCTTCAAGAGATTTCTTATTGAGATTCTTGTCCCCTACGCGCGACAAGAAGTCCGCGATCGAGAAAAACTTCCCTCCTCGTTCCCGTTCCGCGATAATCGCATCCGCGATGCCTTCGCCGAAGTTCTTGACGCTATAGAGGCCGAAGCGGATGGTTGCCTCGTCGATCACCGTGAATGTCCCACGGCTCTCGTTGACCGAGGGTGGCAGGATCTGGATGTTCATGCGCTTACACTCGTTCACGACTTCCGCGATCTTCTCGACGTCTCCCGCATCCGACGTAAGCACCGCCGCCATGTAGTCCACCGGATAGTTCGCTTTCATGTACGCGGTCTTGTACGCAAGGTTGCCGTACGATGCCGCGTGCGCTTTGTTGAAGCCGTACGCCGCGAAGGTCTCGATCTGCTCCCAGAGCTTCTGGACCACCTCCGGCTTCATGCCGCGCTCCAAGCAGCCCTTCTGGAACTTGTCCTTCTGGGCGGCCATTTCTTCGGGAATCTTCTTCCCCATCGCTTTTCGGAATTTGTCGGCCTCGAGCCAGCTGTAGCCGGCGAGCTGGATCGCGATCTGGAGGACGTCGTCCTGGTACGTGATGACGCCGTACGAGTTCTCAAGGATCGGCTTCATGCGCGGGTCGAGATACACGACCTTGCGTGGATCGCGCTTGCGCTCGATGTACTGCGGGATGAAGTTCATCGGGCCCGGACGATACAGGGCCACCATAGCGTTGATGTCGTGGATCACGCTCGGCTTCAGTTCGACGAGGTACTGCGTCATGCCGGTACCTGAGAGCTGGAAGACGCCGAGCGTCTCTCCGCGCGAGAGCATCTCATACGTCTTCGTGTCGTCGAGCGGGACGCGATCGAAATCGATATCGACGCCCAGACGTGTCTTCACGCGATCATGCGCGTCGGCCAGAGTCGAAAGGTTGGTGAGTCCGAGGAAGTCGAACTTGAGAAGGCCTGCGTCTTCGACGGCGTGCATATCGTACTGCGTGATGATCTTGCCGCCCTTAGGATCGAGTTGGACGGGGCAGAAATCAGTCACCAGCGTCGGCGCGATGACGACGCCTGCGGCGTGGACACCGACGTGGCGCGCGTTCCCTTCCACTTTCATTGCCATGTCGAGGATCTCGCGGGCGTCCGGGTCTTTCTTGTAGGCTTCTTTCAATTCCGGCACCTCGTCGAGTGATCCTTGGATAGTGACCGTGAATCCTTGTTTACCGAAGGGGATCATCTTCGCGATACGATCGCCGGTGCCGTATGAGTGGCCGAGTGCGCGGGAGACGTCGCGTAC
Coding sequences within:
- a CDS encoding threonine--tRNA ligase, with amino-acid sequence MSLKNIEHIRHTLAHLLAQAVLEIYGKDGAQPLLAIGPAIDNGFYYDIDFGGDRKPSSQDLQEIEDRMKENLKKWTSFSHKTVAADEAYGHFSGPNGTNPYKAELIKEIKARGEPITLYSCGGFTDLCRGGHADNPAEDIDADSFKLERIAGAYWRGSENNPMLTRIYGLAFDTKEELDAYLAQQAEAEKRDHKKLGPALKIFTLSPLVGSGLPLLMPNGAIIRRELEEYLWELHAKKGYSRVWTPHLAKEDLYVTSGHAAKFGDELFRVNGKDEKFFLKPMNCPHHMQIFADNQFSYRDMPVRYFEPATVYRDEKTGQLAGLTRVRAITQDDGHLFCRISQIDEEVSTIVGIIRDFYSTMRMIEGYWVRFSVRGPEGQYLGSDDIWNRAEEALENAAKKNNLPYTRVEGEAAFYGPKLDFMFKDAIGREWQLATIQCDFNLPERFDLSFINDKGEKERPVVIHRAISGSLERFMGVMIEHFGGAFPTWLSPVQVKVLPISEKHVEYAEKISAELREAGVRVEVDAANESLGKKIRNAKTEKVPYVLVMGDAEVDAGTVAVESRDKGKIGAQPFEEFKSSLLEEIKDRA
- the dnaE gene encoding DNA polymerase III subunit alpha — protein: MSSAQRFCHLHTHSHYSLLEALPKIDDLIDAAKADGQEALAITDNGNMYAAIEFYKAAHKAGIKPIIGVDFFVAPRTRHDKEHRVDDRHFRLVLLAKDIHGYRNLIVLVSKSFLEGFYYRPRVDRELLEAHKEGIIAILPSFSGEHAKHLKDDMTDKADEAMQWYQKTYGENLYIEITHHPEIEGHMENQERIISLAKKHSLPLVAAHDTYYLKKEDSLAREMVNKIRTGGTLDREFGVNSSDFSFISKEQAGKYFADFPEALENIGKIVDSCTIELELGKWVFPDIKVEKGYDEALRELAYKGFKMRDLEETPELRERTDYELSVIAKKGYSPYFLVVSDLLRHARENGILTNIRGSVAGSLVTFLSGITNVNPIEYGLPFERFLNPERPSAPDIDMDYADNRRDEMIAYARSKYGDDHVAQIGTFGTMLARAAVRDVSRALGHSYGTGDRIAKMIPFGKQGFTVTIQGSLDEVPELKEAYKKDPDAREILDMAMKVEGNARHVGVHAAGVVIAPTLVTDFCPVQLDPKGGKIITQYDMHAVEDAGLLKFDFLGLTNLSTLADAHDRVKTRLGVDIDFDRVPLDDTKTYEMLSRGETLGVFQLSGTGMTQYLVELKPSVIHDINAMVALYRPGPMNFIPQYIERKRDPRKVVYLDPRMKPILENSYGVITYQDDVLQIAIQLAGYSWLEADKFRKAMGKKIPEEMAAQKDKFQKGCLERGMKPEVVQKLWEQIETFAAYGFNKAHAASYGNLAYKTAYMKANYPVDYMAAVLTSDAGDVEKIAEVVNECKRMNIQILPPSVNESRGTFTVIDEATIRFGLYSVKNFGEGIADAIIAERERGGKFFSIADFLSRVGDKNLNKKSLEALIMSGSLDDLGERYTLLTHIEKLLEYRKELQSAPQGLTSLFGAADVSRQAELKLPTERPATQDEKLGWEKELLGFYVSGHPLDKHRAVLEKQKMNIKQFKESYPRGLEAVVGGFLETTNQILTKKGEKMLFGKLSDYVGSTEIVVFPKTLAEYPTVFVPGKCIAVKGKFSDRNGEASFVVEKAKAL